The following is a genomic window from Thermodesulfobacteriota bacterium.
CCCAAGGTTCAAAGCCGGCGGACTCGGGGTTGCTTCTTAGCAACAAGCTGTTAAAGAGGAACATCACCAGGGCGGCTGCTCCGAGAAAATACCAGGCAAAGCGCCAGTTAAACTGCTGGACAATCCAGGGGAATGCGGCTCCCATGGTTCCGAATCCCAATCCGTATCCGGTAGAAATGATTCCCAGCGCGAGTCCCCTTTTTTTAGGGCTGAACCAGCGCTGAACAACGGTAATCACGGGTGTCCACATACCGGTGGCACCAAGACCCACGATAGCGTAAAAAATACAGGCATCAGGCAGGCTGCGGACGGTACCCATCAGTAATACTCCTGTTCCCAGAATCAGTGAGCAAACGGCAATCACCCGGCGGGCTCCCATCTTGTCGGTGAGAAACCCGGTGAAAGGCGTCAATGCAAGGTACACAAAAAGATAGGCATTGTAAATGGAACCGCCTGCCGTGCGGCTGAATTCGAGATCACGAATCATCTCCGGCAGGACCACTCCATAACCGAGCCGAATGGAATAATTAATGAACAGGTTGCAAAAACAGACGGCCAGAATCAACCAGGCCCAGTGTATTCGATAGGTTTTTTCTGTTTCAGTCAGATTTGACAAAAAGGTGAGTCCTTTCTAAATGGTTTAGCAACGGAAACATATTTATCACAACTACTATAATGGATTCGTAACCACACGCGGTTTTCCATACAGAATATACGCCGCGTTAACATAGTAATACAGGTTTATATTTCAAGGGTTAGCGGGTGTCAATTAGAAACAAGACCTAAATAAGCTCTAGTTACATGAATGCCCGGTGAAGAAGCTTTGCGCTAAATAGCAGGAGCACAACTCCGAAGATGATGCGAATGGTTCTGCCTTTAAGTTTTTCCGACATAATGCGTGAGCCGATCTGGCCTCCGGCAAAAGAAAATAGCGCTGCCAGTAAAACAAATTTCCAGTCGATTTCTCCTATGGACACATGGGTGACAAACCCGGTGAAAGAAGAAAAACAAACGATAAACATAGATGTTGCAGCCGCACTCTTGGTAGGAATGCCGAGAAAGTAGATAAGGAGGGGTACTATAAATACGCCGCCGCCAATTCCAAACAGTCCTGCCATAACACCGATCACCAGTCCGATGAGGCCTCCACCAATAATTTTTCTAAGCCGACTCACGCCTTGGTGACGGCTTTTCACCTGTTTGGAAAAAAGCATCCTTAATGCAGCGAGAAAAATCACTATAG
Proteins encoded in this region:
- a CDS encoding sulfite exporter TauE/SafE family protein, producing the protein MNFVVLLFVIFLSSFILTMVGLGGGLIFSPLFILLDFPKTMAVSASLFLNGIAAASATYVYIQKKMVDFPVSLPLIITSSLGAPLGALTTHHINLRLFLGIMAIVIFLAALRMLFSKQVKSRHQGVSRLRKIIGGGLIGLVIGVMAGLFGIGGGVFIVPLLIYFLGIPTKSAAATSMFIVCFSSFTGFVTHVSIGEIDWKFVLLAALFSFAGGQIGSRIMSEKLKGRTIRIIFGVVLLLFSAKLLHRAFM